One stretch of Oncorhynchus clarkii lewisi isolate Uvic-CL-2024 chromosome 1, UVic_Ocla_1.0, whole genome shotgun sequence DNA includes these proteins:
- the LOC139415818 gene encoding uncharacterized protein, which translates to MSLYHSRVLGVPPSALNFPNSSLIYLYGGDGGTILPALGFLPTRQESLQKPPYSYIALIAMAIKSAPDKRATLSGIYQFIMDGFPYYHDNKQGWQNSIRHNLSLNDCFIKVPREKGRTGKGSYWTLDTKCLDMFENGNYRRRKRKLKGQETAEYKTTYKRKRGPVSTNPSGQDRRPIHNVPADAHPRMGRPMSAGDWAQHRHFEQRSSDLKHVLGEFNNVGMQQSGSVHGQKCNVQNQIQTESMQDMYGTQSTDALHGPRCIPVQEHRVCLDTAHLSGASSLHASEADNSRLAFDGRENGPPILSGCTENLNSSMLCRTMEIIPTVPSRATDKSKGFSIDSILSKKGNQMHKSSVGVTTEAGLYPQSHQFKLMGFPLCRYLSLTCPEKVLHFK; encoded by the coding sequence TACTTGTATGGAGGCGACGGCGGTACCATTCTTCCCGCTTTGGGCTTCCTCCCAACTCGGCAGGAATCTCTGCAAAAACCTCCGTACAGCTACATTGCACTTATCGCTATGGCCATCAAGAGCGCACCAGACAAGCGCGCAACGCTGAGCGGCATTTACCAGTTCATAATGGACGGCTTCCCCTATTACCATGACAACAAGCAGGGCTGGCAGAACTCAATACGCCACAACCTCTCTCTAAACGACTGTTTCATCAAGGTACCGAGAGAAAAGGGCCGTACCGGGAAAGGCAGCTACTGGACTTTGGACACCAAATGTCTAGACATGTTCGAGAACGGGAACTATAGACGGAGGAAGAGAAAACTAAAGGGCCAAGAGACTGCAGAGTACAAAACTACTTACAAGAGGAAAAGAGGTCCAGTCTCCACGAACCCGTCAGGACAGGATAGGAGGCCCATTCATAACGTTCCAGCTGATGCTCACCCGAGGATGGGTAGGCCTATGTCAGCTGGAGATTGGGCTCAACATAGACATTTTGAGCAACGTAGTTCAGATTTAAAACATGTTCTTGGTGAGTTCAACAATGTTGGGATGCAGCAAAGTGGGTCTGTCCATGGCCAAAAATGTAATGTGCAGAATCAAATCCAAACTGAATCCATGCAGGACATGTATGGCACACAATCAACTGACGCGCTACACGGTCCAAGGTGCATACCCGTTCAGGAGCACAGGGTCTGTTTGGACACAGCGCATCTGTCAGGAGCGTCTTCCCTCCATGCGAGTGAAGCAGACAACAGTAGACTAGCCTTTGATGGGAGGGAGAATGGGCCTCCTATCCTGTCCGGTTGCACGGAGAACTTGAACTCATCTATGCTGTGTAGAACAATGGAAATTATACCCACTGTCCCTAGCAGAGCAACGGACAAATCCAAAGGTTTTAGCATAGACAGTATCCTATCAAAAAAGGGAAACCAAATGCACAAAAGCAGCGTTGGTGTAACAACAGAGGCAGGCCTGTACCCCCAAAGTCACCAATTTAAGCTGATGGGATTCCCGCTTTGCCGTTACTTATCGCTCACGTGCCCTGAGAAAGTTCTACATTTTAAATAG